Proteins encoded in a region of the Vicia villosa cultivar HV-30 ecotype Madison, WI linkage group LG5, Vvil1.0, whole genome shotgun sequence genome:
- the LOC131604461 gene encoding uncharacterized protein LOC131604461 produces MQTEAWESACANGRYVTGAMYKEVNGSRPNVSWKNLLRGNWARPRAMFVLWLACHNRLNKKDRVERYGIVTDGKCSFCDANETCDHLLFQCKVTGGIWKQMLEWQREDHTPQNWEAELKWILMAGKGKSQRAKLMRLCAAETVYYIWMARNMRVFQQEHGPELNMLDIVEVIKERLTLDNKLRTYCSTL; encoded by the coding sequence ATGCAGACTGAGGCATGGGAATCGGCTTGTGCGAATGGGAGATATGTAACAGGGGCTATGTACAAGGAAGTGAATGGTTCCAGACCCAATGTCTCATGGAAAAATCTGTTGAGGGGCAATTGGGCAAGACCAAGAGCAATGTTTGTATTATGGTTGGCTTGCCATAATAGACTTAACAAAAAAGATAGAGTGGAAAGGTATGGCATTGTAACTGATGGAAAATGTTCCTTTTGTGATGCGAATGAAACCTGTGATCACCTGCTGTTCCAGTGCAAGGTTACTGGGGGGATCTGGAAACAAATGCTTGAATGGCAGAGAGAAGATCATACACCGCAGAATTGGGAGGCAGAGTTGAAGTGGATCCTTATGGCTGGCAAAGGCAAGAGCCAAAGAGCGAAATTGATGCGGTTATGTGCTGCTGAAACGGTATACTACATATGGATGGCTAGGAACATGAGAGTGTTTCAACAAGAACATGGGCCGGAGCTTAACATGTTGGATATTGTAGAGGTCATCAAGGAAAGACTGACTTTAGATAACAAACTCAGGACCTATTGTAGTACCCTATAA